A window of Gammaproteobacteria bacterium contains these coding sequences:
- a CDS encoding DnaJ domain-containing protein, with product MEFKDYYEIMEVARDATQDDIKRAYRKLARKYHPDVSKESDAEARFKELGEAYEVLKDPEKRAAYDQLGANWKAGQDFRPPPDWDAGFEFSGGGYTAGEAGAHSDFFEDLFGRAGAYQRSSGGRRSFHMRGEDHHAKVLIDLEDSFTGATRSISLRMPVLTEDGHVTTQDRTLNVRIPKGIRAGQQIRLAGQGGPGLGDAGSGDLYLEVEFRDHRFYRVDGADIYLDLPVAPWEAALGASVRAPTPSGFVGLKIPANSSQGRKLRLKGRGLPGKEPGDMFVVLEVNLPPADSEAARAIYKQMEDKLGFNPRARMGVS from the coding sequence ATGGAATTCAAGGACTATTACGAAATCATGGAGGTCGCGCGGGACGCGACGCAGGACGATATCAAGCGTGCTTATCGCAAGCTCGCCAGGAAGTATCACCCGGACGTGAGCAAGGAATCCGACGCCGAAGCACGGTTCAAGGAACTGGGCGAGGCCTACGAGGTTCTCAAGGATCCGGAGAAGCGCGCGGCCTACGACCAGCTTGGCGCGAACTGGAAGGCCGGCCAGGACTTCCGTCCACCACCGGACTGGGATGCCGGCTTCGAGTTCAGTGGAGGCGGCTACACCGCGGGTGAGGCCGGCGCCCACAGCGATTTCTTCGAGGATCTGTTCGGCCGCGCTGGTGCGTACCAACGGTCTTCGGGCGGTCGGCGCAGCTTCCACATGCGTGGGGAAGACCATCATGCCAAGGTGCTGATCGATCTCGAGGACAGCTTCACCGGTGCGACCCGCTCCATTTCGCTACGAATGCCCGTACTGACCGAGGACGGGCATGTCACTACGCAGGACCGCACCTTGAACGTGCGCATCCCGAAGGGAATCCGGGCAGGTCAGCAGATCCGCCTGGCCGGCCAGGGAGGCCCCGGACTGGGAGACGCCGGGTCCGGGGATCTGTATCTGGAGGTGGAGTTCCGGGACCATCGGTTCTATCGCGTCGATGGCGCGGATATCTATCTCGATCTGCCGGTCGCGCCCTGGGAGGCGGCGCTCGGAGCGAGCGTCAGGGCGCCGACGCCATCCGGGTTCGTCGGTCTGAAGATCCCGGCGAACTCCAGCCAGGGGCGCAAGCTGCGTCTGAAGGGCAGGGGACTTCCTGGTAAGGAACCCGGCGACATGTTCGTGGTCCTGGAGGTCAACCTGCCGCCGGCCGACAGTGAGGCTGCCAGGGCGATCTACAAACAGATGGAAGACAAACTGGGTTTCAATCCTCGCGCGAGAATGGGGGTATCCTGA
- a CDS encoding chaperone modulator CbpM → MAKKDQTVLDVELIDEQTIITLADLCRSCAVEAEFIEALVEQGILEPAGRRGRHWCFPANSLRRTRVTLHLKQDLGVNLAGAALALDLLERIEEIDARLRRMRRAR, encoded by the coding sequence ATGGCCAAAAAGGACCAGACAGTGTTGGACGTCGAGTTGATCGATGAGCAGACGATAATCACCTTGGCCGATCTGTGCCGATCCTGCGCCGTCGAGGCCGAGTTTATCGAGGCCCTGGTCGAGCAGGGTATCCTGGAGCCCGCTGGCAGACGCGGCCGCCACTGGTGTTTCCCCGCAAACAGCCTGCGTCGTACGCGCGTCACGCTGCACCTGAAGCAGGACCTTGGAGTCAATCTGGCCGGCGCCGCGCTCGCACTCGATCTGCTAGAGCGTATCGAAGAAATCGATGCCCGGTTGCGCAGGATGAGACGAGCGCGGTAG